The following are from one region of the Cynocephalus volans isolate mCynVol1 chromosome 17, mCynVol1.pri, whole genome shotgun sequence genome:
- the LOC134366068 gene encoding olfactory receptor 1L3 yields the protein MRMPNLTELSEFILLGLSSRPEDQKPLFGLFLVIYLVTLMGNLLIILAIHSDLQLQMPMYFFLSILSFVDICYTTVIVPKMLVNFLSEKKTISYAECLAQMYFFLAFGNIDSYLLAAMAIDRYVAICDPFRYVTLMNRRCCVLLLAFSITFSCLHSLLHVLLVNQLTFCASNVILHFFCDVSPVLKLSCSSTFVSEVVAMTEGLASVMAPFVCIIISYLRILTAILKIPSASGKCKAFSTCSSHLTVVTLFYGSISYVYFQPLSSYTVKDRIATINYTVLTSMLNPFIYSLRNKDMKRGLEKLINRIKYQMHGFSSIQANKICGP from the coding sequence ATGAGAATGCCCAACCTGACAGAACTCTCTGAATTCATCCTCTTGGGACTCTCCTCTCGGCCTGAGGACCAGAAGCCACTCTTTGGCCTCTTTCTTGTCATATACCTGGTCACCTTGATGGGAAATCTGCTCATCATCTTGGCTATCCACTCCGATCTTCAACTCCAAATGCCAATGTATTTCTTCCTAAGCATCTTGTCCTTTGTTGATATTTGCTACACAACAGTCATAGTCCCTAAGATGCTGGTGAACTTCTTATCAGAGAAAAAGACTATTTCCTATGCTGAATGTTTGGCACAGATGTATTTCTTTCTGGCCTTTGGAAACATAGATAGTTACCTCCTCGCAGCTATGGCCAttgaccgctatgtggccattTGTGACCCCTTCCGTTATGTCACTCTTATGAACCGCAGATGCTGTGTGTTGCTACTGGCCTTCTCCATCACTTTCTCCTGCCTCCACTCCCTCCTACACGTCCTCCTAGTGAATCAGCTCACCTTTTGTGCATCAAACGTTATCCTTCACTTTTTTTGTGATGTCAGCCCTGTTCTGAAACTGTCCTGCTCTTCCACCTTTGTCAGTGAAGTTGTGGCCATGACAGAAGGGCTGGCCTCTGTGATGGCTCCGTTCGTCTGCATCATCATCTCTTACCTGAGAATCCTCACTGCCATTCTCAAGATTCCCTCAGCTTCTGGAAAATGCAAAGCCTTCTCTACCTGCAGCTCCCATCTCACTGTGGTGACCCTGTTTTATGGGAGTATTAGCTATGTCTATTTCCAGCCCTTGTCCAGCTATACTGTCAAGGACCGAATAGCAacaatcaactacactgtattgACATCCATGTTGAACCCATTTATCTACAGTTTAAGAAACAAAGACATGAAACGGGGTTTAGAGAAACTGATAAACAGGATTAAGTATCAAATGCATGGATTTTCTTCTATACAGGCCAATAAAATCTGTGGACCCTGA